Genomic DNA from Thermus amyloliquefaciens:
CCGTGTCCCGGGCGGCCCGGAGGACCACCTGGGCCAGATGTTCCACCGCCGCCTCCTGGAACCCCTTGGCCAGGGCCGAGGCCTCATGCCCCGCCTCCACCAGCTGCACCGCCTTGGTCTTAAGGCCGGAGAAGCTGAAGTCGTAGCCCTTCTGCTCCCGCAGGGGCACGGGGAAGGGCACCTCCCCCCTGGCCTCCTGGGCCAGGCGTTCGATCTCGGGCCCCCCGGGAAAGCCCAGGCCCAGAAGCCGCGCCACCTTGTCAAAGGCCTCCCCCGCGGCATCGTCCCGGGTGGCCCCCAGGAGGCGGTAACGGCCCAAGGCCTGCACCTCAAAGAGGTGGGTGTGCCCCCCCGAGGCCACCAGGGCCAGGAAAGGAGGGGCTAGGCCCTCGGGCCAGGCGGCCACGATGTGGGCCTCGAGGTGGTGGATGGCGTAGAAGGGCCTCTCCAAGGCCCAGGCCATCCCCTTGGCCAGGGTGTACCCCACCAGCAAGGCCCCGATGAGCCCAGGGCCCCGGGTGGCGGCGATGAGGGAGAGGTCCTTGGGCCCGATCCCCGCCTGGGCCAAGGCCTCCCTCACCAGGAGGGGAAGGACCTTGAGGTGTTCGCGGCTGGCCAGCTCGGGCACCACCCCGCCGTAGGCCTGGTGCAGGGCCACCTGGCTGGCCACCAGGTTGACCACCACCTCCCCATCCCGCACCAGGCCCACCCCGGTGTCGTCGCAGGAGGTATCGATGCCCAAAACCCACACGCCCATGCCGCCCTCGGTTCCAGCGCCAAACCCCGTAAGGGGCCAAGAGGGCCTGGGGAAGGCCCCTTCCCCTCCTCCAAGCGCCTTCCGCTTCCGAAAGCCCCCGGAGCTTGGCCTCCCCTTCCGCTACTCTAACAGACCCCCCAAGGAGGGGCTAAGCGCCCCGTCCAGAAGATAGCCTTCTGGGTCCCTATCCCGCGGCAACCCCCAGGCATGAGCCCTTAGGCTAAGGGCAATGCTGTGGCTTCTCCTTCCGGTCCTCCTCCTGGTCTACCTCCTCTACCGGGCCCAAAGGCCCAGGGTGCGCCCCTGGGCCGGGGTGTGGCTTTGGCAGAGGGGCAGGCGGAGGCGGTTTAGGCCCCGGTTGGACCTAAGGCTTCTTCTCCTTCTCCTGGCGGCCGCCTTGATGGTCCTGGCCCTCGAGGACCCCCCCTTAGGCCCCTCCCCCATGGTCTTCGTGGTGGACGCCTCCGCCAGCATGGCCGCCCGGGAGGGGGCCAAGACCCGGCTGGACCTGGCCAAGGAAAGGCTCCTTCCCCTTCTGGAAAGAACCCCGGAGGCCGTCTTGGTGCGGGCTGGGGAAAGGCCCCAAGCCCATGGCCCCGCCCCTGGGATCGCCCTAAGGGGAAGGCTTCTGGAGCTGGAGGCCAAGGACCGCCAGGCCCGGCTGGAGGAGGCCGTCGCCCTAGGGCGACGGCTCCTCAAGGCCCCGGTGGTGGTGGTCAGCGACGCCCCCCCGCCCCCCGGGGTGGAGGGGTACCTGGGGGTGGGCACCCCAAGGGAGAACCTGGGCCTCGTGGCCGTGGCCCACGGCTTCTTAGCCCTAGGCAACAGCGCGAGCCGCACCCTCACCGCAAGGGTGGCCCTAGGGGGCAAGGTGGAGGAGGTGCCCGTCCCACCCCGGGGCTTTGCCCGCCTGGAAAACCTCCCCCCCACCTTCACCGCCCGCCTCCTGGATGGGGGCGCCCTGGACCTGGACGACGAGGCGGGCTTCGGCCTCCGCCGCCTGGGGGTGGACTACCCTCCCCTCCCTGCCCTAAAGAGGCTCTTCCGCCTGCTGGGGGCGGTGCTGGGGGACGAGGTCCGGGTGCGGATAGGGGTGCCGGAAGGCGCCCCGGAGCGCCCCAGCCTGTACCTGGCCCCTTCCGGGGGAAGCCCCACCCCCATCCTCCTCACCACCCCCCACCCCCTCCTGGAAGGGGTGGCCCTCCTGGGGGAGCGCCTGCCCCCACCTCCCCCACCCCCCGCTCCCTGGCGGCCCCTGGCGGAAGGGGAGGGCGGGGTGGGCCTCATCTACCTGACGGAAGGGGGCCTTTACCTGCCCCCCTTGGCCGCCATCCAGGACCGCCCCTTCTTCCCCTTGCTGGTCTACAACTTCCTAAAGTCCCACCGGGAGGTGCGAAGCGGACTCCTCTCCCCCGGGGAAACCCTCCTCCCCACCCCGGGGCCCAGCTTCCTCCCCAAGGGGCAAGGAGGGGGAGGCCGCTTCCTGGCCCTCCTGGCCGCCTTGGTGCTCCTCCTGGAAGCCCTCCTTTTCCGCCCCAGGCCGAAGGCCCAGGGGGCATAATGGGCCCATGCGCTTCCGTCCCTTTACCGAACTGGACCTGGACCTCCTCAACCGGGTGGCGGGAAACCGGCCCTTAAGCCTGGGGGCCGTGCGCTTTTTTGCCCGCACCGGCCACTCCTTTTTGGCCGAGGAAGGGGAGGAACCCAAGGGCTTCGCCCTGGCCCAGGCGGTGTGGCAGGGGGAGGCCACCACGGTCCTGGTCAGCCGGGTGGAGGGCAAGGACCAGGCCACCTTGGAGGGCCTCCTGGCCGCGGTGGTAAAAAGCGCCTACGACGCCGGGGTCTACGAGGTGGCCCTGCACCTGGACCCCGGGCGGGAGGAACTGGCCCAGGCCCTAAAGGCCCAGGGCTTCGCCATCGGTCCCCTGGTCCTGGCGGTGCGGGTCCTGGGAAGCCGCGGGCAACGGGGCGAAACCCGGGGCGTCCTAGAATAAGGGCCATGAACCGGGTTCTCATTGGCATCCGAGGGGAGCCCACCCCGGAGGGGATGGAGCGGATCCTTACCGCCCTCAAGGGCCTTCCCGGCACCTCCCAGGTGCAGGCCACCGGCCCCGCCCAAATCCTGGTGGAGTACGACCCCCAGGTCCTGACGGTGATGGACCTCCTGCGCACCATCCGGGAGGAGGGGTTTTTGGCGGGCATGCTCTAAATGCCCCACCGAAGCCCTGGCTTCGGTGGGGACCCCTGGGGCAGGGTAGACTGGTAGCCGAGGTGCCCCATGCTGGACTTCTACGCCATTGAAGACCTCCTCACCCCGGAGGAAAGGGAGATCCAAAAGGCCGCCCGGCGCTTCCTGGAGAAGGAGGCCCTGCCCTATATAGGCCAGTGGTGGGAGGAAGGGGTCTTCCCCACCCACCTCATACCCAGGTTCGCGGAGCTGGGCTTCCTAGGCCCCACCCTGCCCCCGGAGTACGGGGGGGCAGGGGTGAGCAGCGCCGCCTACGGCCTCATCGCCTACGAGCTGGAACGGGTGGACTCGGGGCTCAGGAGCTTCGTGAGCGTGCAGAGCTCCTTGGTGATGTACCCCATCTACGCCTTTGGCAGCGAGGAACAAAAGCGGGAGTTCCTGCCCAAGCTGGCCCGGGGGGAGATGGTGGGTTGCTTCGGCCTCACCGAGCCCGACGGGGGCTCGGACCCCTACGGCAACATGAAGACCCGGGCGCGCCGGGAGGGGGACACCTGGGTGCTAAACGGCACCAAGATGTGGATCACCAACGGCAACCTGGCCCAGATCGCCCTCATCTGGGCCAAGGACGAGGAGGGCCGGGTCTTGGGCTTCATCGTCCCCACGGATACCAAAGGCTTCCAGGCCCGGGAGGTGAAGCACAAGATGAGCCTGCGCGCCTCGGTGACCAGCGAGCTGGTCCTGGAGGAGGTGCGCGTACCCGAGGCCTTGCGCCTCCCCAAGGCGGAGGGGCTCAAGGCCCCCCTCTCCTGCCTCACCCAGGCCCGCTTCGGCATCGCCTGGGGCGTCCTGGGGGCCCTGGAGGCCGTGTACACCGAGGCGGTGGACTTCGCCAAGAGCCGAAGCACCTTCGGCGAGCCCATCGCCCAAAAGCAACTGGTGCAGGCCAAGCTGGCGGAGATGCTTGCCGACCACACCGAGGGGCTTCTTCTCGCCTGGCGGCTTGCCCGGCTCAAGGACGAGGGGAAGCTCAAGCCCGCCCAGGTCTCCCTGGCCAAAAGGCAGAACGTGATGAAGGCCCTCAAGGCCGCCCGCCTGGCCCGGGAGATCCTGGGGGGAAGCGGCATCACCCTGGAGTACCACGCCATCCGCCACATGCTGAACCTGGAAACCGTCTACACCTATGAGGGGACCCACGACATCCACACCCTGGTCCTGGGCAGGGAGGCCACGGGGCTGAACGCCTTTTAGCGGAAGGCGGACGCCATGGTCATCGCCTTCACCGGCGACCCCTTCCTGGCCAAGGAGGCGCTCCTCCAGGAGGCTTCCCTTCGGGGCCTGACCCGCTTGGCCGGCCAGGGGCGGGGCCTGTACCTTGACCCCACCCCCGAGGCCCTGGCCGAGGCCCTACGCCCCGGGCTTTTCGGGCAGGCGGGGGCCCTTTTGGACCTGCGGGAGGTGAGCGAGGGGGAGTGGAAGGCGCTCAAGCCCCTTCTGGAAAACGTCCCCGAAGAGGTGGCCGTGCTCATCCTGGACCCCAAGCCCACCACCGCCCGGGCCGCCTTCTACCGCACCCGGGAGCGGCGGGACTTCCCTACCCCCAAGGGCAAGGACCTCATCCGCCACCTGGAGAACCGGGCCAAGCGCCTGGGGTTTCGGCTAACCGCCGGCATCGCCCAGTACCTGGCCTCCCTGGAAGGGGACCTCGAGGCCCTGGAAAGGGAGCTGGAGAAGCTCTCCCTTTTGGACCCCCCCCTCACCCTGGAGAAGGTGGAGCGGGTGGTGGCCCTAAAGCCCCCGGTAAGCGGCTTTGACCTGGTGCGGGCGGTGCTGGAGGGAAACGCCAAGGAGGCCTTCCGCCGCCTGAAGCGGCTAAGGGAGGAAGGGGAAGAGCCCCTAAGGCTCCTGGGGGCCTTCGCCTGGCAGTTTTCCCTCCTGGCCAAGGCCTGGATGCTCCTGGAGGAAAACCCCAGGCCCACGGAAGCGGACCTCCTCCGCCTCGAGGCCCACCCCTACGCCGCCAAAAGGGCCCTGGAGCTGGCTCGCGGCCTCCCCAAGGCAACCCTCCTGGCCGGCCTGGACGCCCTGGTCCAGGCGGAGCGCCGGGCCAAGGAGGGCAAGGACCCCTGGCTGGCCCTGGAGGGGGCGGTCTACGCCCTCCTCCGCCTCGCCCCGGCAAGGCCCGCCTGAAGCCCGCCCCTGGGATTGACCTGCCGGTCAGTGCCGGGGTAGCCTCTAGCCATGCTAAACCCAGACCTGGTGGCCCTGGTCCTGCGGCAGGCCCTAAAGGGCGGGGCCGACTTCGCCGAGATCTATGCGGAGCGCTCCCGAAGGCGGCGCATGACCGTGCGCTCGGGGAAGCTGGAGGAGGCCATCTCCGGCCTGGACTACGGGGCGGGGATCAGGCTTTTCTTCGGCCTCGAGGTGGTCTACGCCTACACCAACCAGCTCACCCAAGAAGGCCTCCTGGAGGCCCTGGAAACCCTCCTCAGGGCCAAGGGGGCCCTGGGACGGGTGGACGAACGGGGCGCCGGGGGCCTGGACTTCCGCAAAACCGCCCCCCAAGGCCTCCACACCCCCAAGGTGCCCTTCTCGGAAAAGGACAAGCGCTTCCGCCTGGAGCGCCTCCTGGAAGCCGAGGCCGGGGCCCGGATCGCCCCCGAGGTCCAAAGGGTGGAGGCCAGCCTCCAGGAATGGGAACAGGAGGTCCTGATCGCCAACAGCGAGGGCACTTGGGCGGAGGAGAAGCGGGTCCGCACCCGGCTCCACGTGCTGGCCGTGGCCCAGGACGGCACCGAGGTGCAGACCGGCTACGCCGCCCCGGGCAAGAGCGTGGGCCTGGAGCTTTTTGAGCTCTACCCGCCCCAGGAGGTGGGGGCCAAGGCCGCCCGCCAGGCCCTCACCAACCTCCGCGCCAAGCCCGCCCCTGCCGGGACCATGCCCGTGGTGGTGGGGAACGCCTTCGGCGGGGTCCTCTTCCACGAGGCCCTGGGCCACCTCCTGGAGACCACCAGCGTGGCCAAAAAGGCCAGCGTCCTCGCGGACCGGCTGGGGGAGGAGGTGGCCAGCCCCGCGGTCACCTATGTGGACGACGGCACCCTGCCCCACGCCTGGGGCTCCACGGAGGTGGACGACGAGGGCCGCCCCACGGAGCGCACGGTGCTCATTGAAAAGGGCATCCTCAAAAGCTACATGGTGGACCGGCTGGGCCACCTCCTCACCGGCTACCCCATGACCGGGTCAGGGCGCAGGCAGGACTACACCTTCGCCCCCACCTCCAGGATGCGCAACACCTTCATCGCCCCGGGGGACAAGGAGGTGGAGGAGCTCATCGCGGGGGTGGAGTTCGGCCTTTACGCCAAGGAGATGGGGGGTGGACAGGTGAAGCCGGGCTCGGGCGAGTACAACTTCGCGGTGCAGGAGGGGTACATCATCCGCAAGGGGCGCATAGAGGAGCCGGTGCGGGGGGCCATGCTGGTGGGCAAAGGGCCGGAGACCATCCGGAAGGTGGTGGCGGTGGCCAAGGATTGGGAAAACGCCCCCGGGATGTGCGGAAGCCTCTCGGGGATGGTGCCCGTGGAGGTGGGCCAGCCCCACGTGCTGGTCTCGGAGATCGTGGTGGGAGGTAGGGCATGACCCTGGAGGAAGCCAAGCGGTACCTGTTGCGGCGGGCCAAGGAGCTGGGCCTCGAGGCGGAGGTCCTCTTCCAGGAGGAGCGGGAGCTTTCCCTACGGGCCCGGCAAGGCGCCCTGGAGGAGATCAAGGAGGCCCGCCAAGGGGGCATCGGCCTAAGGGTGGTGGCCCAGGGCCGGGTGGGCTACGCCTACACGGAGGAGCTCTCCCCGGAAGCCCTGGAGTGGGCCCTGGCGGAGGCCCGGGATAACGCCCTCCTGGCGGACAAGGAAGGCCTCATCCCCCCGGGCCGGGCCCTGGGAAGCCACGACCTTCTGGGGGAAGGCCTTTCCGCTCCCCTGGAAACCAAGAAGCAAGGGGCCTTGGCCCTGGAAAAGGCCCTGTGGGAAGACCCCAGGACCCGAAGCGTCCTCATGGGGGGGTATATGGAGAAGGAGGTCCGGGTGGCCCTGGCCAGCACCCTGGGGGCCGAGGGGGACTTCCGCACGGGCCTTGCGGGAATGGGGGGAAGCCTGGTCATGGGGGAGGGGGCAAGCCTCAAGCAGGGCTGGGATTTCCAGCTGGCCAAGGAGTTCCACGCCCTAGACCCCGGCCGCACCGCCTTGGAGATCCGGGAGAGGACCGCCAGGCTTCTGAACGCCAAACCCCTCCCCACGGGCCGCTACCGGGCCTATCTGGAGCCCAAGGCCATGGCGGGCCTCCTCTGGGTGCTTGCCCGCTCCCTTTCGGGAAAAAGCGCCTTGGAGGGCAAAAGCCGCCTCCTAAACCGGATTGGGGAGCGGATCGCCTCCGAATGGGTCACCCTGGTGGACGACCCCACCTTGGAAAAGGGGCTCCTTTCCCGTCCCTTTGACGCCGAGGGCACCCCGGCCCGGCGCACGGTGGTGGTGGAGAAGGGGATCTTCAAAACTTTCCTGCACAATGCGGAAACCGCAAGGGCCTTGGGCCAGGAAAACACCGGCCACGCCTTCCGCACCTACCGGGGGGTCTTGGACGTGGCCCCCACGAACCTCTACCTGGAGCCCGTGGGCAACCTGCGCCTAGAGAAGGGCGTCTTGATCACCGAGTTCATGGGCCTCCACGCCGGGGCCAACCCCGTGAGCCTGGACTTCTCCCTGCAGGCCCTGGGGCTATGGGTGGAGGAAGGGGAGGCGCGGCATGCGGTGGAAAACTTCGCCGTAAGCGGGAACCTCTTGGAGCTCCTTCAGGCGATAGAGGCCGTGGGCGACGAGCTGGACTGGGAGGTGATGGGCGCCGCCTTGGGAAGCCCTATGGTGGCGGTGGCGGAGCTTTCCTTCGCCGGGGCTTAGCGCAAAGCAAAATCTGCTTGGCGCTTTGCGCTAAGCTAAAAGCATGGCCACCGTCACCGTCAGCCCCAAGTACCAGATCACCCTGCCCGCCGAGGTGCGCCGGGCCCTGGGCCTACGCCCCGGGGAAAAGCTCCGGGTGGAGGTGGTGGAGGGGGAGATCCGCCTGCGTCCCGTGCGCCCCCCCGTGCGGGAGCTCCTGCAGAAGCTTCTCCAGGCTTACCCCGAGGAGGCCGAAGCCTTGGGAAGGGCCACAGGGCACGACGCGGTGGGGTACGTGCGCGCCCTTAGGGAAGGATGACCAGCCTGGACACCAACGTCATCCTGGCCGCCTTGGACCCCAAGGATGCCCTCCACGCCGAGGCGGTAGGCCTTCTGGAAACCTGCGCCTTCCACGCCTTGTTCTTGAGCCCGCCGGTGTACGCCGAGCTGCGGGCCGGGGAAGGCTGGCCCCTTTTGGAAGCCTTTTTGCAGGCCTTCGCCATCCGCCTGCGCCCCGAGATGCCCCTCCAGGTATGGACCCTGGCGGGGGAGCGGTTTGGCCTTTACGCCCGGAAGCGGCGGGAAGGGGGGCTTCCCCGGCGCATCCTGGCCGATTTCCTCATCGGAGCCCACGCCGTGCACCACGGCCTCAGGCTGGCCACCTTTGACCCCGCGCCCTACCGCACGGCCTTCCCCGAGCTGGAGGTGGTGCCGTGAAGGTCTTCGTCACCCGCACCCTGCCGGGCAAAGCCTTGGAAAGGCTCAAGGAGCGGGGCCTCGAGGTGGAGGTCCACGAGGGGCTCTTCCTCCCCCGGGAGGAGCTTTTGCGCAAGGTGGAGGGGGCCATAGGCCTCATCCCCACGGTGGAGGACCGCATTGACGCCGAGGTGATGGACCGGGCCTCCGGCCTCCGGGTCATCGCCTGCTACAGCGTGGGGGTGGACCACGTGGACCTCGAGGCGGCCAAAGCCCGGGGCATCCGCGTGACCCACACCCCCGGGGTCCTCACCGAGGCCACCGCCGACCTCACCCTGGCCCTCCTCCTGGCGGTGGCCCGGCGGGTGGTGGAGGGGGTGGACCACGCCCGGGAAGGGCGCTGGCAGGCCTGGCACCCGGAGCTCCTCCTGGGCCTGGACCTCGAGGGGCTCACCCTGGGCCTCGTGGGCATGGGCCGGATCGGGCAGGCGGTGGCCAAAAGGGCCGAGGCCTTCGGGATGCGGGTGGTCTACCACAGCCGCACCCCCAAGCCCCTCCCCTACCCCCACCTCTCCCTGGAAGAGCTTTTAGGCACCGCGGACATCGTCAGCCTCCACGCCCCCCTGACCCCGGAAACGCACCGCCTCATGAACCGGGAAAGGCTTTTCGCCATGAAGCCGGGAAGCATCCTGATCAACACCGCCCGGGGCGGCCTGGTGGACACCGAGGCCCTGGTGGAGGCCCTCAGGGGACACCTTTTCGGGGCGGGCTTGGACGTCACCGACCCCGAACCCCTACCCCCGGGGCATCCCCTCTACGCCCTCCCCAACGCCGTCATCACCCCCCACATGGGCTCGGCGGGAAGAAGGACCCGGGAACGCATGGCGGAGATGGCGGTGGAAAACCTGCTGGCCGTCCTGGAGGGGCGCGAGCCCCCAAACCCGGTAGTATAGCCCCCATGAGCTTTCTCATCGGCTTCCTCGGCGGGGCCTTTGGCGGGCTGGTGGGGCTTGGGGGAGGCACGGTGATGATCCCCCTCATGGTGGGGGTTCTCAGGCTCTCCCAGCACAAGGCCCACGGCACCAGCCTGGTGGCGGTCTTCTTCACCGGGCTTACGGGGGCGGTGACCTACGGGCTCCAGGGTTCCTTGAACCTCAAGGCGGCCTTGCTGCTGGCGGCCACCGCCATCTTCACCGCCCGCCTGGGGGCCCGCTACGCCCACGGCCTGGCGGAAAAGGACCTCAAGCGGGCCTTCGGGTGGTTTTTGCTGTTCGTTTCCCTCTTGCTCCTCTTGAAACCCC
This window encodes:
- the tsaD gene encoding tRNA (adenosine(37)-N6)-threonylcarbamoyltransferase complex transferase subunit TsaD; protein product: MWVLGIDTSCDDTGVGLVRDGEVVVNLVASQVALHQAYGGVVPELASREHLKVLPLLVREALAQAGIGPKDLSLIAATRGPGLIGALLVGYTLAKGMAWALERPFYAIHHLEAHIVAAWPEGLAPPFLALVASGGHTHLFEVQALGRYRLLGATRDDAAGEAFDKVARLLGLGFPGGPEIERLAQEARGEVPFPVPLREQKGYDFSFSGLKTKAVQLVEAGHEASALAKGFQEAAVEHLAQVVLRAARDTGHRVLLVAGGVAANRALQARFQEAGLRVHFPPKGLSQDNGAMVALAAWRRLQGGFPPSPLSLGATAYWPLEASPEEA
- a CDS encoding vWA domain-containing protein — encoded protein: MLWLLLPVLLLVYLLYRAQRPRVRPWAGVWLWQRGRRRRFRPRLDLRLLLLLLAAALMVLALEDPPLGPSPMVFVVDASASMAAREGAKTRLDLAKERLLPLLERTPEAVLVRAGERPQAHGPAPGIALRGRLLELEAKDRQARLEEAVALGRRLLKAPVVVVSDAPPPPGVEGYLGVGTPRENLGLVAVAHGFLALGNSASRTLTARVALGGKVEEVPVPPRGFARLENLPPTFTARLLDGGALDLDDEAGFGLRRLGVDYPPLPALKRLFRLLGAVLGDEVRVRIGVPEGAPERPSLYLAPSGGSPTPILLTTPHPLLEGVALLGERLPPPPPPPAPWRPLAEGEGGVGLIYLTEGGLYLPPLAAIQDRPFFPLLVYNFLKSHREVRSGLLSPGETLLPTPGPSFLPKGQGGGGRFLALLAALVLLLEALLFRPRPKAQGA
- a CDS encoding DUF1999 family protein, which produces MRFRPFTELDLDLLNRVAGNRPLSLGAVRFFARTGHSFLAEEGEEPKGFALAQAVWQGEATTVLVSRVEGKDQATLEGLLAAVVKSAYDAGVYEVALHLDPGREELAQALKAQGFAIGPLVLAVRVLGSRGQRGETRGVLE
- a CDS encoding acyl-CoA dehydrogenase family protein; the encoded protein is MLDFYAIEDLLTPEEREIQKAARRFLEKEALPYIGQWWEEGVFPTHLIPRFAELGFLGPTLPPEYGGAGVSSAAYGLIAYELERVDSGLRSFVSVQSSLVMYPIYAFGSEEQKREFLPKLARGEMVGCFGLTEPDGGSDPYGNMKTRARREGDTWVLNGTKMWITNGNLAQIALIWAKDEEGRVLGFIVPTDTKGFQAREVKHKMSLRASVTSELVLEEVRVPEALRLPKAEGLKAPLSCLTQARFGIAWGVLGALEAVYTEAVDFAKSRSTFGEPIAQKQLVQAKLAEMLADHTEGLLLAWRLARLKDEGKLKPAQVSLAKRQNVMKALKAARLAREILGGSGITLEYHAIRHMLNLETVYTYEGTHDIHTLVLGREATGLNAF
- the holA gene encoding DNA polymerase III subunit delta, whose amino-acid sequence is MVIAFTGDPFLAKEALLQEASLRGLTRLAGQGRGLYLDPTPEALAEALRPGLFGQAGALLDLREVSEGEWKALKPLLENVPEEVAVLILDPKPTTARAAFYRTRERRDFPTPKGKDLIRHLENRAKRLGFRLTAGIAQYLASLEGDLEALERELEKLSLLDPPLTLEKVERVVALKPPVSGFDLVRAVLEGNAKEAFRRLKRLREEGEEPLRLLGAFAWQFSLLAKAWMLLEENPRPTEADLLRLEAHPYAAKRALELARGLPKATLLAGLDALVQAERRAKEGKDPWLALEGAVYALLRLAPARPA
- a CDS encoding TldD/PmbA family protein encodes the protein MLNPDLVALVLRQALKGGADFAEIYAERSRRRRMTVRSGKLEEAISGLDYGAGIRLFFGLEVVYAYTNQLTQEGLLEALETLLRAKGALGRVDERGAGGLDFRKTAPQGLHTPKVPFSEKDKRFRLERLLEAEAGARIAPEVQRVEASLQEWEQEVLIANSEGTWAEEKRVRTRLHVLAVAQDGTEVQTGYAAPGKSVGLELFELYPPQEVGAKAARQALTNLRAKPAPAGTMPVVVGNAFGGVLFHEALGHLLETTSVAKKASVLADRLGEEVASPAVTYVDDGTLPHAWGSTEVDDEGRPTERTVLIEKGILKSYMVDRLGHLLTGYPMTGSGRRQDYTFAPTSRMRNTFIAPGDKEVEELIAGVEFGLYAKEMGGGQVKPGSGEYNFAVQEGYIIRKGRIEEPVRGAMLVGKGPETIRKVVAVAKDWENAPGMCGSLSGMVPVEVGQPHVLVSEIVVGGRA
- a CDS encoding TldD/PmbA family protein, whose product is MTLEEAKRYLLRRAKELGLEAEVLFQEERELSLRARQGALEEIKEARQGGIGLRVVAQGRVGYAYTEELSPEALEWALAEARDNALLADKEGLIPPGRALGSHDLLGEGLSAPLETKKQGALALEKALWEDPRTRSVLMGGYMEKEVRVALASTLGAEGDFRTGLAGMGGSLVMGEGASLKQGWDFQLAKEFHALDPGRTALEIRERTARLLNAKPLPTGRYRAYLEPKAMAGLLWVLARSLSGKSALEGKSRLLNRIGERIASEWVTLVDDPTLEKGLLSRPFDAEGTPARRTVVVEKGIFKTFLHNAETARALGQENTGHAFRTYRGVLDVAPTNLYLEPVGNLRLEKGVLITEFMGLHAGANPVSLDFSLQALGLWVEEGEARHAVENFAVSGNLLELLQAIEAVGDELDWEVMGAALGSPMVAVAELSFAGA
- a CDS encoding AbrB/MazE/SpoVT family DNA-binding domain-containing protein yields the protein MATVTVSPKYQITLPAEVRRALGLRPGEKLRVEVVEGEIRLRPVRPPVRELLQKLLQAYPEEAEALGRATGHDAVGYVRALREG
- a CDS encoding type II toxin-antitoxin system VapC family toxin, encoding MTSLDTNVILAALDPKDALHAEAVGLLETCAFHALFLSPPVYAELRAGEGWPLLEAFLQAFAIRLRPEMPLQVWTLAGERFGLYARKRREGGLPRRILADFLIGAHAVHHGLRLATFDPAPYRTAFPELEVVP
- a CDS encoding 2-hydroxyacid dehydrogenase; translated protein: MKVFVTRTLPGKALERLKERGLEVEVHEGLFLPREELLRKVEGAIGLIPTVEDRIDAEVMDRASGLRVIACYSVGVDHVDLEAAKARGIRVTHTPGVLTEATADLTLALLLAVARRVVEGVDHAREGRWQAWHPELLLGLDLEGLTLGLVGMGRIGQAVAKRAEAFGMRVVYHSRTPKPLPYPHLSLEELLGTADIVSLHAPLTPETHRLMNRERLFAMKPGSILINTARGGLVDTEALVEALRGHLFGAGLDVTDPEPLPPGHPLYALPNAVITPHMGSAGRRTRERMAEMAVENLLAVLEGREPPNPVV